Part of the Zingiber officinale cultivar Zhangliang chromosome 6A, Zo_v1.1, whole genome shotgun sequence genome, CATTTTTCTTGGTATAAGTAATACATCTAAAGCTTATAGATTATATAATCCTTGCACTAAGAAAATCATTATAAGCCGTGatgttgtttttgatgaaaaagACACTTGGCCATGGAATCAAAATGGcgttaaaaaaattattccaGCAGATCTTGATGATAATGAGAAAGTACAACAACCTATGGAGGATGAGCACCATGAGGAAGTCTCTCAAAATATTCCTATAACAGATCAAAGTCCAATGAAAGCAGAATCGCAAAGGCCACAACGTGTTCGAAGAAGACCAGCATGGATGTCTAATTACGAGGTGACTGGAATTGATCAAGGTGATGATCCTCTTACACATTTTGCTTTATTTTCAGATTGTGATCCGACAACCTTTGAAAGTGCTGTCAAAGATGCAAAATGGCGTAAGGCGATGGATGATGAAATTGAAGCCATTGAAAGAAACGATACTTGGGAGTTGACTGATCTTCCGAAAGGGCACAAAACCATTGGTGTGAAGTGGGTCTTCAAAACAAAGATAAAAGAAAATGGTGAAGTTGATAAGTATAAGGCGCGTCTGGTAGCTAAGGGATATAAGCAAGAGTATGGGATTGATTATACAGAAGTTTTTGCTCCCGTTGCAAGACATGACACAATCAGATTGGTGATTGCATTAGCGGCACAAAACTCGTGGTCTATTTACCAGTTAGATGTCAAATCGGCATTCTTGCATGGAAACTTGGAGGAACAGGTATTTGTAGAACAACCCCTTGGTTATATTAAGATCGGAAATGAGCATAAAGTATATAGATTAAAGAAAGCTctctatggattaaaacaagctccACGAGCTTGGTATAGTCGCATTGAGTCTTATTTCTTCAAAGAAGGCTTTCACAAATGTCCATATGAGCACACACTCTTTATTAAAATTGGAGATAAGGGAAAATTGCTCATTGTCTGCCTATATGTAGACGATCTCATATTTACTGGAACTGATGATTTCCTGTTTCAGGAATTTAAGAAATCCATGATGGTTGAATTTGAAATGTCTGATCTTGGAATGATGCATTACTTCCTTGGCATGGAAGTAGTGCAATCAACTAAAGGAATCTTTATTTCTCAAAAGAAGTATGTGCAAGAAATTTTGGACAGGTTTCAAATGAAAGATTGCAATCCTGTAAGCACTCCAACTGAGTTTGGCTTGAAGCTAAACAAGGATCATGAAGGGAAGAAGGTGGACAGTACAATTTATAAGCAAATTGTTGGCAGTTTGATGTATTTAACTGCGACAAGGCCAGACATAATGTATTCTGTGAGTTTAATAAGTAGATACATGGAGAATCCAACAGAAATACATCTGTTAGCTGCCAAGAGAATCCTTCGTTACCTACAAGGAACTAAAGATTTTGGACTATTCTACAAGAAGGGTGAAAAATTGGAGTTGTTCGGATTTACTGACAGCGATTATGCAGGAGATCAAGATGATAGAAAAAGTACTTCAGGCTATGTATTTATGTTGGGCACATGAGCCGTATCATGGTCTTCTAAGAAGCAACCAATTGTTTCCTTGtcaactacagaagctgaattTATTGCTGCAACAGCTTGTGCTTGTCAAGCTATCTGGTTGAGAAAAATTCTTGAAGAGCTTCAGTTCAAACAAGTTGAAGCTACTACAGTTTTTTGTGATAATAATTCAGCAATCAAACTCTCTAAGAATCCTGTGCTACATGGCAGAAGCAAACATATCGATGTGAAGTATTATTTCTTAAGAGATCTCAGCAATGATGGAACAATCAAACTGATTTATTGCCGCAGTGAAGATCAAGTTGCAGATATACAGACCAAGCCTCTCAAAATTGCTACATTTGTGAGGTTACGTGGTCTACTTGGAGTTTGTTCGCGTACTGCTATTATTTTTTCTTAAACTGTTTTCTGCCGACTTCAGTTTAAGGGAGGGTGTTAAGAGTTGATAAGTTTTTTGTCCGAGTCTTCTGTAGATAAAAGTTTGTCCGGGTTTTTAGTGTTGTCCGAGTTTTTTGATTTAATTGTTTGCTGCGTGGTTGAACGTGGAGTTGAATAGGTTCATTGTAAAAGCCTATATATAGGTTTGGTTTTTTGATATCAAGTGAAGTTGTTTTTCCATTCTGTTTCTTcgttcttctcctcctctagagTAACAAGCCCGACATGGAGCAATTCGAGATGCAATTCAACATGCAGTGGCCTCAACAGCTTGAATTCTAAGCTTCCAATATAAAAAAACAAACTTCAATATCATGAACTTGTTCGTCTTGTTTTTTGGTACTTTGGTTTGGTCAGATGTaatgtaataaaatttataatgtaaTTTTGTTATTATCTTTAGTAATATAATATATGTTATGtttgattattattatatttttttttgtttagtgtctattattttttattaaaaatataatttatattattataaaataataaaaatatcttgTGACATCTACTGACGGACCATCGCATCTCTGTCGAAACTTACGGCAGCCACCACAATCATCACCGCtggtcgccgccgccgccggccgACAAAGACAAGCGACCGACAACAACGAGCAATTGATGACAGGCTACGATAATGGACGAGCAATGAtgactaattaaggatatattcgacattcaaattttaattaaatcttttataatcaaaattatattacattacaaatctaaaattaaaccaaataaaataattacAAAATAGATTATATTCTACCAAACTTAACTTActgttttaataaaaaaacaagtTCGCAGACTAAAATTGGTTGTTTTGCTTATTCAATAGAAGAAGTGATAGAGATAGGCATATGGACAGGGACACGACAAccactaaagtttttataagtcttttataaaaaataaatgataAAGTTTCatgtaattttaaacttttcaaatgtttttcattAACTACTCATGAACAACAACACCACCACCAAAGTGGGGATTGCTATTTTACCTCTACAAGCTACACCTGCAGCAGAATCTGTACAATCTGTACAAGTTGGTAAACGTACAATGTCTAGAGTAAATGCAATCTTTCAAGTCAGAAAAGATAACAATTCATTTTTTTTCTGCCTTGGCCAGAAACAGCATTAGTTTCAAACCCCACAAGGAAAGTAGAAACTATATTATCTGAAAGAAAAGAATTTTTCAATCTACCATCATCTAGAGCTCCTGAATTTGGCATCAGAACGAGACTCGGAGGTCCTTGGCCGGAATCACTGATAATTCCCTAACACGTTGCAAGAGGCACTCCGGCACCGTCTGTGACACTTGTCTCTTGCATCCCCCAACCTACAATTAAGCACCGAAAACGAATTTGCTTCAACAAAAATACATCAGATATCCATGCATCGTGTTGTACAAGTATGCATCACGAAATGTATACAGTCTCAAAGCACTAGCAATCATGGTTGACAAACTACCCTGACCTGACTCCTGTTGTGTAGCCCAGCATTGCTGGCTTTCACCAGATTTCTCCATTTATCCTGTAAAGACGCACACACCAACATAAATTTAGGCGTCAAATTTGACTTAGCATGCTGAAATGAGAAGCATCAAGGACCTTGAGATCAATAGAATTGCGGAAAGCAAATGCTGGAAATGAATACTTCTTGATTTCAATCCATCTGCCTACTCCGCAATGAGAAACACCTTCAATAAGCTTCATCACCTCTGTGAGCGTCCAAATCTTATTGTGCTTCTTCCTTCTGAACCCACATTTTAAATTTCTAATTCTCATGTTCCAGTTTTCTGATGCATCATCTCGCAATTCAGACTCATATGTGGGTTTAGATTCAGCTGCTGAAGTTGAGAATTTGTCCTCATTTATCATGGTCTCTTTTACCTGAATGGAACTTTGTATTCAAGGACTTCAATTGCAaccaaaatataaaattaaatcttCTTTAAACTCAACTAAAAAATGAACAGAAAATAACCAAGCAAAGAAATTTGCACATCTCAGTGGTTTTACCTCATCAAGTTTTGGACGAATTCTAGGACTCCGTAGACTTCTCGGTTTCTTTGGAATTGCACCTGTAGTAGGCAAGTTGAACAACAAGAAAAGAAACAATTTCAGTATAGATGGGCTTCTCGTATGTATTGAACAACTAGCCATTATACCATGAATATGATTACCTCTGGTTTCTCCATAGCATTTGGATTTAAAGTTTGAAGCTTGTTCAGTACATCTTCTCGTCTTGCGCAACTTCTTGTTTGATATACCagcattttctttattttcccaAATCAAAAGCTCAACATCACGATTCTGTGCTTCAGAAAGCCTTTCCATTCCATTCCCAAGAGAATGTTCAATCTGTTTAGCAACCTGGATGCCGTTAGACATActtctgcactgactagacactcCAAAATGATTTTCTGGAATCCAAACCATTTCATCAATATAATCATTTGGAGTAGAGAAAAACTTGAAGGGACTGGAAAAGTTATCAATTTCAGTAAGGTTGGCAGATCCACAATATGGATGATGCCCAAGAACCTGCTCATAATACATTTCTATGTCCAGCCCAAAATTGCTACTGAAGTCATCTGGAAATTGTTTAGCGGTTGCATTGTTAATGAAAATTGTCTCTCTGTCAGGTGTAGTTTCAGCAAGAGAATCAAGAGCATTGGGCAAGTCAGAAATGTCATTAAGATCAGTAAATTTCTCACTGCTTTTAGCTTGCAACTCATATCTGGCGCTTCTAATACATGATGTACTCGGAGAGGCAGATTTCATCTGAAAACATTCTACATGGCCATAATATTAATAAACAGAGATAACTTGGGAAAAGTTGGAAGCATCAGTTAGAGCAAGAATCATTTAGACATCATTATAATGAAAGGAAGGTACCCAAAAGCATATCAGGAGTGGTGCTTCTGCAGAAATTGTTTAGGAAACCAAATGATTCATCATTAAGTCCTTGGAACAACCTATCAGGAAACTGCAAAAATATGATAAACCAAGAAAAATGGGAATAAGCTTAACTGCAATAAAGGAATACATAAAAGGTTAaaaaagaaaacctagagaagCATCAATAATTGAATCCAATAAACATAAATATTGGAGCACTGAATTATACATCAATCTCCAACAGCGCCTAGTAAAAGAACCACCATGACATACAAAGTCTATTTTCTAAGTATTAAGGTATTGAGGGTACAAGTCAAACTATATAATGAATTACTGGCAAAGACAAAGATAGTAATGACTATTACAAAGATAACTACGGCAAAATGATACAACACAGTCTGGTTTAGTATCTTTCAATTCTAAAATGTGAGAAAATGAAGCCAATTGGAAAATGCCTTGATGAGACAAAGCAGGAAAACTAAAACATTCtagaaattggaaaaaaaaaaaatttgaattttgatggcGTCATAAAAAATATAGGACCTAGAATTTACACAGCACACCAAAAAAATAATGCTGAATTTGACAACCTGAAAGAagcaaataccaaaacacatggttaATGTTACAGAGTGACATAGCATGAAATCTTGAAGTCATAGAATCATAGTTCTTCTAAAGAAGCAGTTAAATAGAAGTATCACCGTATTATGAAAAATTAACATGGCAATGTTACAACAGAACCTTCCCCACTTTATGACTAAATgtaaataaaaggaagtttaattttcaacatctTAAACTTTGTTACTTCAGTCAATAATAAAGGCAAGTAATTTGCAAACATCTTTATTTGAGACAACAAACCTGATACTTCTGCAGCAACAAAGCATCAGGATTAGAATTGCCTGTAGAAGAATCACAAATACAAATGCATCAAAATCTATGGAACAAAGTTAAACGAATAAACTAAACAGAAAGGAATTAATTTGTGTCTTGTCACTAACAACTAACAAGTGCAGAAAAAAACACTTGGGGCTGACGAATAGTATACATTCATGTGAAGAGTACTAACATAAAAACTGAGACAATGTATAAGGAAAATTTAGCTGAATAGAACTCAACAAAATACTTAGAAGTACATAAAGGGATAAAGTTACTTTTATCCATGCAGCTCCTTCAAGCTGAAACAATAAAGAATGAAAAATAACAAGCTTCATTATACCAAACTCCTCGGTTGAAAGAACTGTAAAATTTGAGATGCAAGAAACAACTTAAAATTGACTAGCTTAATGGCATTTAATTAGAAAGTTAgcaatttgatttttattttttattttttcaaaaaaaaggcATCATGATGTGTATTGTGTCACTTTTTAAGTCATAGTGTATATTTTTAGGTGTTCCAAGTTTGACGACATTCTTAAGAAGTTTGAATGAACAGAGAAAGAATATGCATTTAAGACAAGCAAGAAATGTATACCAAAATGTATTCTCTGATCAATGTAATCAGCGGCAAATTTAAAATCTTCAATAGCTAGGCAATCTTCATCATTCGCAGAGTCCTTAAGCATGATATCCTCACTCAAATCTATTTCAGTTTGTGGATCCAAAAATAAATGCTCAGCCTTCATTTCATCATTTTCGGAAGTAGGGCCAAAGTGGCTATTAACATGAACCTGAGGTAGATTTGAGAGGGAACATTAAAAAACACAGATTTATTGGTGTATTTCAAGTTTCACAAAATTGGAGATTCAATATAAGTAACAATGTAATCTTGTTTCTTGGGTTATTCTCTCAATACAACATACAAAGAGTAACTTCTAGATGAGAATAATAATTGTTTGCAACACATCCATACAATACCTTCAATTAGTATTTTTCATAAGCACTGACAATGTTACAGTGGGAAAAACTAGTATGGTAGAAACAACTGGCATAGGCTTCGTTTGGTAAGAATTTTACAATCACAGTTGATGCCAAAAAACATAAACTGTAATTCATCCATTTACTATTACTCATACAAATTCATATTCATGTGCCAAACTGCCAATGTAcaaaacacaaatattcacagaAATTTATACTAGCTTTAACAAAATATACAGATAAATATTAGAGGTGAATTAAAGATTTGAATTCAAGATTGTCAAAGTGAGATCAGTAGCAAGAACAGAAAGACATTTACCTGAATATGTTtacaagtaaaattgttcttTACCAAGCTTGACTCTGCTTCAAAAGAGCATTTCACTATGCTTTCCATGGGCCCATTAAGGTTAACTTCCACAAGTTCCATGTATTTTGATATTGGACGTGTTAGTGATGAAATGCTAAGAACACTAAAATAAGGGACAAGGAAGCAAGACAATCCACTGCAAATACAGGTATAAATAGACTTGTTAAACTATCTTAGTAGAACACTCAAAAAATGATTCTAGCATGTACAATTTTAAGCAAATTTCCATGAGTCAACAAATAGGTATAGATAAGCTGCATTGCTACTATCTGTGATTTCATCTCTACATATAAAACCAAAGATGAACTACTTTCCCATTAACAGGTCAAGCATTTCGGCCAACAAGACTGCATAGTTCAAACTTCAAAAGGATAGGCGAGATTGGATAATAGTCATCCAAATATAAAGCAAAATGCTCAATGGGCATGTACACTGTACTAATTGAAACGAATCAGAAtcgaaattttcaaaaatgttgaTTAGACATTCAAAGTACCAGTACGAGTAATTTTCAAATTGGAAATTAGTAAAAGAACAAAGTTATGAGCAGTGTACAGCTGCTACACTCGAGACTTAATTGAAGAATGGTACAGACGTCAAATCTCTGGCAGTCACTTTTGCTACTGAAACATCAATATGATTTACCTAGGTTAGAACAAATAAATAACAatgattaataataattataaccaCCAAGATTCTAATTTGTGAAGAGGCGGTAAGATTCGTTCAACATTCAAGAAcccacttgaaaaaaaaaatcacgaTAATAGAGTCTACTCATCCCAGTTTGCCAAGAAAAATGCAAGTTATCAATTCTCCAAAGAGAGATACACTGGAATCAAAcctaaatcacaagaaaaagtaGCATGAGATGTTGCCAAAAAGTGTGACTGCGGAAGCATCATAATGCAGCGGCATCAAAACTGTCCAAGAACGTACTTTGAGCTCGCAACCATGCAAGAGACCGAAGCAAATCAAACTCACCGCGATGTGCTCTAACGGGAGACCGATAGTTGACGGAATCAAACGAAACATAGGGAGGAAGAGGAGCAGGGGAAGGAGGAGACTGCCATTTTGTTGCCGCTTTGGACTGTCTTCGGTTACGGACTCGAGGCGGGGAGGAGAGGCGGATTGGAATTATGGGCCTGGGGTCCGAAAGATGGAAGGACGAGGGAGCCGGACGCATCACTCGTGGGCTACGTGGACGATCATGATGGAAGAGATGACGTGCGGTGGGAAGGGTAAAGGCGTAAAGCGGCGGTTGGTGTCCCGAGGTTCCTCTCTGCTGCTTGTTGGATTCAGAGAGTTTTTGTTTTTATAGAAAACTTTCGGTTTTTGCTTCAGATTTGTATAcacatttaattaaatatatatatatatatatatatatatatatatatatatatataatcttaaaaatatctaaaatcctaattttaaacttaagaatttaaattttaaatattattatattaaaatatgttTGGTAAcgaaatcaaaattatttaaattccatttAAATCattctaaattaataaaaatcactttaaaagatTATAAAATAAACTAAGTTACTATTAGGCTCCCTTCGATAGTCCCAATAGAATaagattagattaattaaaataagattaaaagtaagataaataatttttcttgAAGTCAAGATGTTGTGAATTCTATTTTTAATCATCCATAATCTTACCTCTAATCAACTCTACTAAATACTTGATTAAAAactctttgaaaatataattctATCTTATCATGTATACCAAATGGAGCCTTTATAATACTATTACGGTATTAAATTAGGGTGTTATATATTGTAACAATTGTatactaatttttataattattttaaattaattttgattaatttaaattaattttattaatatttaaataatttcaattaagttgataaaaatatgttgatattatagtgttcaaaatttaaaattttaagatttaaaatttaagatttaattataatatatagCTAGCAACTATCAATAGCTcctataatgaaattatatatttCATTTTAATTAAAGTGAATCATAAATTTACTCTATAGCTATTGTAATAATTATTGAGCAGATTTTATAtgttatatatagtaattatcgAATAACTTTTATACGTATATCAACTATCAACAGCACAAAGATAAAGGCCATTTTAGAAATCCAATATCGATGggatgctttttttttttttatttttttttaaaatagacgtccatttgatgtattttttttttaatttaagatgcctttttatttttttacctttattttttCTTACATTATCCGTGCTTCCCAACTTTTCTTCCTCAGCGAAATCACAAATTAGTTTGATCACAAATTAGTTATTTCATAAACAGATTTTACTTTGATCAGAAATCAATCGCATCTTAATTTTAGGTAGCTAGATACATGAATTTTTCACAAATTAGTTTACAAAGATATAAATACTAATTAATAATCTGAGTTGGATATTCTTTTTGGTTCTTCCATTTAACTCTTTCTCAACACTCCTGCATGGTAATACACATGGTCAAATGCATTCAATAGGATGTGTCACGTATGCATTTATGCTCTATTTACTCTAAAATATAATATGGATTatgaagaagggaaaaaaaatttaaaataaaaaattatcctCAGAATAAGCAAagagaaaaggttgattttttttttattacttgtTTATTTTGGTAGAGAAAGATAGATGGATATCTataatataattttgtaaataaaaaagatCATATATCATTTTATGAGtacataatataattttataagttaaaaagGGCACATGAGTCATTTTCTaagtatatggtgtaattttatgAATAAAAAGAGATACATAAGCCATTTTTTTCTATCCGCTACTTTCCATTCGATTTTAAGGTGATCGATTTTGACTATAAAATCATCTGTTGATGGATTACATTTCTCTTCCttctgaaaattttaataaagtaaACGATGAAAAAAATTTCACTGTGAAATTTTTTTTAGCTTTACTTTTCACtttcccaaataaactaaccATTAAGGAATAAAATTTGAATCTTGAGGATCTTGAATGCCATGTTTAGTTGTATTTACATGGATACCACCAGTATTATTCTCCTTTGAGTAATTTTGTGATAATTATTAGACATTCTTATCGGAAAATAttctaaatttataaaattaaaattagacttatctGTTGAATGATCTGGATTAATAATTTTGAACTATAAGTGGAGTTGATTTGGCTGAACTACCGTTGGTCTAAGTAGAGTGAGAAGTAGAGTGTCGAGTCTGAGTCAAGGATGCCACCTACTGTTGATTAGCAATTTGGGCGTCGTAGAGCCATTGTGTTGCCGACTACCAAGTTGGTCAAGTGTTGAGTCAAGAGAGACATCGCTTGATTGCCGAGTAGATCATCGGATGCCGAGTCAGGTGAGAAGTTGCCTGACTACCAAGTATCTCCCAAGTGGATGCTAAGTCTCCTAAGTGGATGCCAAGTCGAGTTGTAAGTCATCCTAGTCTCTGAGTTGAGAAACGAAGATGTTGAGTACTTCTAAATCAGGACGCATGTCACCCAAGCAAGGTGTCGAGTCGCAAACAGAAGATGTCGAGCACTTGAGAAGTAATCTCAAGTCTGAGTGAGTTTCTGATTGCTTATAAATGGTGACATTGAGGTTTGTATATATATGACACAGTGTGCTTAAAACAAATTCACCCCACATTTGACTATGTTTCGAAGTTGTCATGGGTCGTCTATTTCACATGATACAATGGTAAGCCATAATCCTCATCAGCACTGATGGTCATGGAGAATCGAAAGATATCTGAATGCTATCATAGATATTCTATCGAGCAAGAGATGCACAATAAAGAGGATAAGAGAGGGGGGAATATAGGTGAATGAAGATTCTCTTCTTTGCTATAGCTTTCGCTTATTCTCTTTACTTAAGATCTTGACTCCTTATATATGGGCATTCATCCCCTGCTGCATTGAATGAGTATTCAATGCCCAAGTCATATGATAGCCACCAACCATCAATGGTCAACTATTACTGTCTAGGAGGTTATAGAATAGTCATTAACTTCTTATTAATACTTCCATTACCATATTTTGAGCGAGAGTCTCTCCTTATGCATATGTTCATAAAATCAATGGATGAGATACAATATAAACCAATAATATAGCCATGAGACTCTCAATATAGGACTAAAAACTCATTCACAACAGAGTCTCCTTCGTCCTTTTATCCATCTTTTTCCCATTCaaatttctaataataattttatctatGCTGGATCTGTTGgtacaatttgcactaatgatctaattcaagattttgatgaatgacgagtgagttaagttaggtgttgtcgTGGTCTAACCttgttatcaagtgtgcagggttGACAAACCCCAttcaggatgttcgattcctgaATCATTAAAGATCGTATGTGTGATTCCGATAAGTTGGGATGTTTAATTCTGGACAAATTGAAGTCCAGATGTGAAATTTTAGCAAGAGTCAAGATGTATGATTCCTGATTGGAGAAGACCAGATGTGTGATTCTGATAGATCGAGATGTTTGATTCCCAAAATCTGAATGTGTGATTCTAGAAGGTACCTCTATATCTGGTAAGTAGAggattggaggagagtgactaagtgagggcgTGCCCTCATTCGAAttgacagtaggtgtcggtccaatTTATGTccattttgaaaacctaaattgagaccctgactatatcctggtctcggggagacatgttctaattactacttcttacTATAAATGTGTTAAACTTTATCTTACAGGTATACTTTGTATTATTATACTAACATGTTTTACAGGGCAAAAGGAGTACAAaaggcctcgggtgaacagtgcccGAGGTGCTTTCCATGATATGGAAGGCGTCTTTCGCACTGTTCATAAAAGGCGCCTTTAAGGCTATCGAAGGTGTCTTCCGCAGAATAAAATTCAGACTTTGTCGTAGATAAGGACCGGGCTGTTCGGGATCAGATTTCTCATATTGGAGGCGGCTTCAAggcatggaaggtgtcttccacaccctttataagggtgtTTCTCCCAATATATCAAGCACAACTTCCATATGAGTTTCTACTCGTCCGATCGTCTTTCCAACTGCTCCAGTTTGCTGCTACTGCCCTGCTATGACTCTGCTATGCTCGACTGCCGCCAAGAAGCCAACCAAACACCGAGCTCGAGCTAACTATTTATGAAAGTGTCTGGTAACGATAATTTAATTACTATACTTAATTTCTGTAAGTGGAAGTGTAGCTTGTTATATTCTTCCAATTCTCATGTATTAGATTCTCTCTTCTGATGGTTCCGGaggaggtttttagtggattacctgtcGATAGGTCTGCGGAACcagagtcttggagtaggagtcaccgaaggctccggactaagtaaatattatattcttgtctttttcatttttgtcTATTTCTTTTTCCGCTACATACTCTTGTTTTAAAAAATGGAAAAAGACGAGTTTtataaaatcacgtgattcaccccttcTTAtgtgtgtctcgatccaacaagtggtatcagagcaaattaTGTTCTaaattggtgtaaccaccaatcaagccgggggaaccattttttttagattttttatttttcacaatTTATTTGACTTGGTAAAATTTACCATTTCAAATAACTATTTCTCGTTCGACTCTTACTCAAAATTGGTGTAACATCATTTGAGTAGTAATTTGTTTCCCCTCAagcactactaattcaagaccaagcCTTGGTACCTTCCTCTACTTTTCCTTTTTCAGTAATCAAGTGACTCAACTTGAGAAATTCAACATCGCTCGTCCTCCTCTCTTCAATGGAAAtgactttccatactggaagaagagGATAGAAGTTTACCTGATGATAAACATCGAGTAATGGTTTATCATCCGACGAGGGTACTAGATACCTATAGATGAAACAACAAAATTACCACTCGATCCAGAAAGATGGAGTCTAGAAGACAAAAAGCAAGCCCAGATTGACTCTAAAGAATTGAATACAATCTAGTGCGGactcacaaaagagaaactcaatAGAGTCTACCAGCACAAGAACGTAAAAGAGCTTTGGGACTAGCtcatcgagctacacgaaggaactcccGACTCAAAGGTAACAAAATGTGACCTACTGCTTAATTCTTTacttaacattaaaatgcaggatggtGAGATCGCAAATCAGCTCCATGCTTAAATCAAGGACATCCTTAATGACCTTCACTTAATCAGACACCTGATCGAAAACTGGGACATAATAAGGTACACTCTTAACTTATTTCCCTGAAACACACTACGAGCATCGATcatagatgcctataaggtttcgaGTAACCTATCTGAATTAAAAGTAGATAAATTATTTTCTGAGCTAGagctgcatgaacaaactaacgaCCCTAA contains:
- the LOC121996738 gene encoding uncharacterized protein LOC121996738 isoform X2, which gives rise to MELVEVNLNGPMESIVKCSFEAESSLVKNNFTCKHIQVHVNSHFGPTSENDEMKAEHLFLDPQTEIDLSEDIMLKDSANDEDCLAIEDFKFAADYIDQRIHFGNSNPDALLLQKYQFPDRLFQGLNDESFGFLNNFCRSTTPDMLLECFQMKSASPSTSCIRSARYELQAKSSEKFTDLNDISDLPNALDSLAETTPDRETIFINNATAKQFPDDFSSNFGLDIEMYYEQVLGHHPYCGSANLTEIDNFSSPFKFFSTPNDYIDEMVWIPENHFGVSSQCRSMSNGIQVAKQIEHSLGNGMERLSEAQNRDVELLIWENKENAGISNKKLRKTRRCTEQASNFKSKCYGETRGAIPKKPRSLRSPRIRPKLDEVKETMINEDKFSTSAAESKPTYESELRDDASENWNMRIRNLKCGFRRKKHNKIWTLTEVMKLIEGVSHCGVGRWIEIKKYSFPAFAFRNSIDLKDKWRNLVKASNAGLHNRSQVGGCKRQVSQTVPECLLQRVRELSVIPAKDLRVSF
- the LOC121996738 gene encoding uncharacterized protein LOC121996738 isoform X1, which encodes MRPAPSSFHLSDPRPIIPIRLSSPPRVRNRRQSKAATKWQSPPSPAPLPPYVSFDSVNYRSPVRAHRVNLNGPMESIVKCSFEAESSLVKNNFTCKHIQVHVNSHFGPTSENDEMKAEHLFLDPQTEIDLSEDIMLKDSANDEDCLAIEDFKFAADYIDQRIHFGNSNPDALLLQKYQFPDRLFQGLNDESFGFLNNFCRSTTPDMLLECFQMKSASPSTSCIRSARYELQAKSSEKFTDLNDISDLPNALDSLAETTPDRETIFINNATAKQFPDDFSSNFGLDIEMYYEQVLGHHPYCGSANLTEIDNFSSPFKFFSTPNDYIDEMVWIPENHFGVSSQCRSMSNGIQVAKQIEHSLGNGMERLSEAQNRDVELLIWENKENAGISNKKLRKTRRCTEQASNFKSKCYGETRGAIPKKPRSLRSPRIRPKLDEVKETMINEDKFSTSAAESKPTYESELRDDASENWNMRIRNLKCGFRRKKHNKIWTLTEVMKLIEGVSHCGVGRWIEIKKYSFPAFAFRNSIDLKDKWRNLVKASNAGLHNRSQVGGCKRQVSQTVPECLLQRVRELSVIPAKDLRVSF